A window of Actinomycetota bacterium contains these coding sequences:
- a CDS encoding transposase translates to LNEILCRWNYVYNYVRPHQSLGYLTPMEFLKAWMEESKDRDDVFTM, encoded by the coding sequence GCTCAACGAGATCCTTTGCAGATGGAATTACGTGTACAATTACGTGAGACCACACCAGAGCCTGGGTTATCTCACCCCCATGGAGTTCCTGAAGGCGTGGATGGAGGAGAGCAAGGATAGGGATGATGTGTTCACCATGTAG